One region of Flavobacterium pisciphilum genomic DNA includes:
- a CDS encoding endonuclease: MKKIYSSLFLLLFTIATFAQIPSGYYNTATGTGYTLKTQLYNIIKGHTDNGYAGLYTTYQTSDIDNFFENDGSVLDMYSENPSGTDPYNYSIGTTQRCGNYVSEGDCYNREHIIPQSVFSEKAPMVSDAHFITPTDGKVNGIRSNYPHGVVNTPTYISQNGGKLGANSTSGYSGTVFEPINEFKGDIARMYFYFATRYENTVAGYSYPMFDGSGNKVFTAAFLNILLAWNAQDPVSPREIARNNAIYARQNNRNPYIDHPEYVNQIWNPSADTQAPTIPTSLASTSKTATTISLSWTASTDNVGVTGYNVYTNGVLKTTVTGLTATITGLTAATSYNITVTARDAAGNTSAVSNTITVVTDTSGGPGPGTNTDLLFTEYIEGSGNNKALEILNSTGSPVNLSNYSIKRQTNGTGAWSSGLTLSGTLNTGSKFTIVNNLMASSCFPTSSANLSTTAPELTFNGNDPVGLFKNGVLIDIIGTFNGGSANFAVDVTLRRKSTITSPSTTFNLSSQWDSFSVDTCNNLGNKTLGVTKEKIVSDSNEILLYPNPSNGNFFISFDNSNAPYSIEIISVTGQKVFEKQSTTQQSIAVSNLPKGLYVIKVIKEEKTLIKKIIIN, translated from the coding sequence ATGAAGAAAATCTACTCTTCCCTTTTTCTATTGCTCTTTACTATTGCAACTTTTGCTCAAATTCCATCAGGATATTACAACACGGCAACTGGAACAGGTTACACCCTGAAAACTCAATTATACAATATCATTAAAGGACATACCGATAATGGATACGCTGGTTTATATACCACGTATCAAACATCTGATATTGATAATTTTTTCGAAAATGACGGAAGTGTCTTAGACATGTATTCTGAAAATCCATCAGGAACTGATCCGTATAACTATAGCATAGGAACGACACAAAGATGTGGTAATTACGTATCAGAAGGAGATTGTTATAACCGCGAACATATAATTCCACAATCGGTATTTAGCGAAAAAGCTCCGATGGTATCGGATGCACATTTCATCACACCTACAGATGGAAAAGTAAATGGAATACGATCTAATTATCCCCATGGAGTGGTAAATACACCAACATATATTTCTCAAAATGGTGGAAAACTAGGCGCCAATTCTACATCTGGGTATTCAGGAACTGTTTTTGAACCTATCAATGAGTTTAAAGGAGATATTGCTAGAATGTATTTTTATTTTGCAACACGTTATGAAAATACCGTTGCTGGTTATAGTTATCCTATGTTTGATGGTTCAGGAAACAAAGTATTTACTGCTGCTTTCTTGAATATTCTTTTAGCTTGGAATGCACAAGACCCAGTAAGTCCAAGAGAAATTGCAAGAAACAACGCCATTTATGCACGTCAGAATAATCGAAATCCATATATCGACCATCCAGAATATGTAAATCAAATCTGGAACCCATCTGCTGACACACAAGCACCAACAATACCAACAAGTTTAGCGAGTACTTCTAAAACAGCCACTACTATTTCTTTAAGCTGGACTGCATCTACAGACAATGTAGGAGTTACAGGTTATAACGTTTATACAAATGGTGTTTTAAAAACTACCGTAACAGGATTAACTGCTACCATAACAGGGTTGACAGCTGCAACAAGTTACAATATTACTGTCACTGCAAGAGATGCTGCAGGAAATACTTCAGCAGTAAGCAATACTATCACAGTAGTTACAGATACAAGTGGCGGACCTGGACCTGGAACTAACACTGACTTATTATTTACGGAATACATAGAAGGTTCTGGAAACAACAAAGCATTAGAAATCCTGAACTCAACTGGAAGTCCTGTAAATTTATCTAATTACAGCATCAAAAGACAAACTAACGGAACTGGTGCATGGAGCTCAGGACTTACTTTGAGCGGAACCTTAAATACTGGAAGCAAATTCACCATTGTAAATAATTTAATGGCATCAAGCTGTTTCCCGACAAGCTCAGCCAATCTTTCAACAACTGCCCCAGAACTTACCTTTAATGGAAACGATCCTGTAGGTTTATTCAAAAACGGTGTACTTATCGATATTATCGGAACTTTTAATGGTGGATCTGCAAACTTTGCTGTCGATGTAACTTTAAGAAGAAAATCAACTATCACCTCTCCGAGCACAACCTTTAACTTAAGTTCTCAATGGGATTCCTTTAGCGTTGATACTTGCAATAATTTAGGAAATAAAACTTTGGGGGTTACAAAAGAAAAGATCGTTTCAGATTCAAATGAAATCTTACTATATCCAAACCCTTCAAATGGTAATTTCTTTATCAGTTTCGACAATTCAAACGCTCCATATTCAATTGAAATAATTTCGGTAACAGGTCAAAAAGTGTTCGAAAAACAAAGCACAACACAACAATCTATAGCTGTAAGTAATCTTCCAAAAGGATTATACGTAATAAAAGTGATTAAAGAGGAAAAAACTCTCATTAAAAAGATAATAATCAACTAA
- a CDS encoding chorismate-binding protein, which translates to MNHFFSKIKKHKEQDMPFVLYKKPKSDEIIALLQQNKTLHKVVDYKEKGFVFASFDKKQIVLIPENESEICTSKLEAKSVSLVDVVNLNFDTEAKKQFEALVENGVNAIKNEEFKKVVLSRSEIVSLSDFDFIETFQNLANLYPTTLAYCFFHPEVGFWMGATPEQLLKANGNVFETTALAGTQKATLATEVVWHQKEKDEQQYVTDFIVKRLEDVASSVEVTEPYSANAGSIWHIKTDISGALKTDSSLEEVIDLLHPTPAVCGYPKKKSRTFILENENYNRTFYTGFLGELNSSFTSDSISSDLFVNLRSMQIRNSEAVLYMGCGITKESIPENEWEESVNKSMTMKRVLNIK; encoded by the coding sequence ATGAATCATTTTTTTTCTAAAATTAAAAAACACAAAGAGCAGGATATGCCTTTTGTGCTTTATAAGAAACCTAAGTCGGATGAAATTATTGCTTTGTTGCAACAAAATAAAACGTTGCATAAAGTTGTCGATTATAAAGAAAAAGGTTTTGTATTTGCTTCTTTTGATAAAAAACAAATTGTTCTTATTCCTGAAAATGAATCTGAAATTTGTACTAGCAAGTTAGAAGCAAAGTCTGTAAGTTTAGTTGATGTCGTTAATTTGAACTTTGATACTGAGGCTAAAAAACAATTTGAAGCATTAGTTGAGAATGGTGTTAATGCTATTAAGAATGAGGAATTCAAAAAAGTAGTTTTATCACGTAGTGAAATTGTTTCTTTGAGTGATTTTGATTTTATCGAAACTTTTCAAAATCTAGCCAATTTATACCCAACAACATTGGCTTATTGTTTCTTTCATCCTGAAGTTGGTTTTTGGATGGGAGCAACACCTGAGCAATTGCTTAAAGCAAATGGGAATGTTTTTGAAACCACTGCCTTAGCAGGAACTCAAAAAGCTACTTTGGCAACAGAAGTAGTTTGGCACCAAAAAGAAAAAGACGAACAGCAATATGTTACTGATTTTATTGTAAAAAGATTAGAGGATGTCGCTTCTTCGGTTGAGGTTACTGAGCCTTATAGTGCTAATGCGGGAAGTATTTGGCATATTAAAACTGATATTTCGGGAGCTTTAAAAACAGATTCTAGTTTAGAAGAAGTAATTGATTTATTGCATCCAACTCCTGCTGTTTGTGGTTATCCTAAAAAGAAATCACGAACTTTTATTTTGGAAAATGAAAATTATAATCGGACTTTTTATACTGGTTTTCTAGGTGAATTAAATAGTAGCTTTACTTCTGACTCGATAAGCTCTGATTTATTTGTAAATTTACGAAGCATGCAAATACGCAATTCTGAAGCAGTTTTATATATGGGGTGCGGAATTACAAAAGAGAGTATTCCTGAAAACGAGTGGGAGGAAAGCGTGAATAAGTCGATGACGATGAAAAGAGTTTTGAATATAAAATAA
- a CDS encoding PaaI family thioesterase codes for MNFSKEQILEHCNQFSKNTLMQTLKIEYIDAGEDFLVAKMPVNPAVHQPMGLLHGGASVALAESVGSAASFFYINPELQEVRGIEISANHLKSIREGFVYGTARIIHKGRSLHLWEIKITDEEGNLVSLCKLTNMVLDRQKK; via the coding sequence ATGAATTTTAGTAAAGAACAAATATTAGAGCATTGCAATCAGTTTTCTAAAAACACCTTGATGCAAACGCTTAAAATTGAATATATAGATGCTGGAGAAGATTTTTTAGTAGCCAAAATGCCTGTAAATCCAGCTGTTCATCAGCCAATGGGATTATTACACGGTGGAGCATCAGTAGCACTTGCAGAAAGTGTAGGAAGTGCAGCATCCTTTTTTTATATAAATCCTGAATTACAAGAAGTACGCGGAATCGAAATTTCGGCAAATCATTTAAAAAGTATTCGTGAAGGTTTTGTTTATGGAACTGCGCGAATTATCCATAAAGGAAGAAGCTTGCACCTTTGGGAGATAAAAATTACTGATGAAGAAGGTAATTTGGTTTCATTGTGTAAACTGACGAATATGGTTTTAGATAGACAAAAAAAGTAG
- a CDS encoding right-handed parallel beta-helix repeat-containing protein has translation MRTFFLLFTIGILLATSSCRSDFETVASTGDLVFSKDTVYLDTVFTNIGSSTYQLKVYNKSKKDITIPTIKLGKGLSSKYRMTVDGMHGTDGKIFNNVTLLAKDSMYVFIETTAAITDANPTDFLYTDQIQFDSGANLQNVELVTLIQDATFLYPKHFADGTTETLPIDGKEVEGFFLEDNELQFTNQKPYVIYGYAAVPEGKTVTFDAGSRVHFHSNSGLLVSKKASINVNGAISSTEKLEKEVIFEGDRLEPLYSDIPGQWGTIWLANGSTNNTITNLTIKNATTGLFIENSDQTTVRIKNTQIYNSVNHGILAQNGKIKGENIVINRAGLSSLACLYGGNYEFTHCTFNNNWQSSQQSTVSLSNTLAGASPETRDLTQATFNNCIIYGSNTNELSLDKKSNSAFVYQFNNSLIKHSSTSTNPDYQFNTDTQHYNGIILNQDPKFYKVSQNKFNIEANSSAFAKGNQSYIIPLDIIGNTRTSPPDLGAYQSMPFPK, from the coding sequence ATGCGTACTTTTTTTTTACTATTTACTATCGGAATACTTTTAGCTACAAGTTCATGTCGAAGTGATTTTGAAACCGTTGCCAGTACTGGAGATTTAGTTTTCTCAAAAGACACCGTGTATCTAGATACTGTTTTTACCAATATTGGTTCAAGCACCTACCAACTAAAAGTATACAACAAAAGCAAAAAAGACATTACGATTCCAACAATCAAATTAGGCAAAGGCTTAAGTTCAAAATACAGAATGACTGTTGATGGTATGCATGGAACTGATGGTAAAATCTTTAACAACGTAACATTGTTAGCCAAAGACAGCATGTATGTTTTCATAGAAACAACAGCAGCAATTACAGACGCAAATCCAACTGATTTTTTATATACCGATCAAATCCAATTTGATAGTGGTGCAAATCTTCAAAATGTAGAATTAGTAACACTCATCCAAGATGCAACTTTTTTATATCCAAAACATTTTGCCGATGGAACCACCGAAACGTTACCAATAGATGGCAAAGAAGTAGAAGGCTTTTTTTTAGAGGATAACGAATTACAATTTACAAATCAAAAACCATACGTCATATATGGTTACGCAGCTGTTCCCGAAGGAAAAACCGTTACGTTTGATGCTGGTTCAAGAGTTCATTTTCACTCCAACTCAGGGCTTTTAGTTAGCAAAAAAGCAAGTATTAATGTAAATGGAGCAATATCATCAACAGAAAAATTAGAAAAAGAAGTCATTTTTGAAGGGGATCGTTTAGAGCCTTTATATTCAGATATCCCTGGACAATGGGGAACTATCTGGCTTGCTAATGGAAGTACAAACAACACCATCACTAATCTGACTATTAAAAATGCAACTACTGGTTTGTTTATAGAAAATAGCGACCAAACTACGGTGCGTATTAAAAACACACAAATCTACAATTCTGTAAATCATGGTATTTTAGCACAAAACGGTAAAATAAAAGGCGAAAACATTGTAATAAATCGTGCAGGATTGTCAAGTTTAGCTTGTTTGTATGGTGGTAATTACGAATTTACACATTGTACTTTCAATAACAATTGGCAAAGCTCTCAACAAAGCACAGTTTCTCTTAGCAACACACTTGCAGGTGCGAGTCCAGAAACCAGAGATCTAACACAAGCTACTTTCAATAATTGCATCATTTACGGCTCAAATACCAACGAATTATCATTAGACAAAAAAAGCAATTCCGCTTTTGTGTACCAATTCAATAACTCATTAATTAAGCATAGTAGCACAAGCACAAACCCCGATTATCAATTCAATACAGATACCCAGCATTATAATGGGATTATACTAAATCAAGATCCAAAATTTTACAAAGTATCACAAAACAAATTTAATATCGAGGCAAATTCTAGTGCTTTCGCAAAAGGAAATCAGTCTTATATTATCCCGTTGGATATTATAGGAAACACCAGAACTTCTCCACCCGATTTAGGAGCTTACCAGAGTATGCCTTTCCCTAAATAA
- the bshB1 gene encoding bacillithiol biosynthesis deacetylase BshB1: MKLDILAFGAHPDDVELGCAGTILKEISLGKKVGIVDLTRGELGTRGSAELRDLEAAAAANILGVSVRENLAMRDGFFVNDEKHQLEVIKMIRKYKPEIVLCNAIDDRHIDHGKGSKLVSDACFLSGLMKIGTTLDGEKQTAWRPKVVYHYIQWKNIEPDFVVDITGFTEKKIESILAYGSQFYDANSKEPATPITSKNFLESLNYRAQDLGRLVGVDFAEGFTVERCLAVNSLENLL; the protein is encoded by the coding sequence ATGAAATTAGATATATTAGCTTTTGGAGCACATCCAGATGATGTAGAGTTAGGTTGTGCTGGAACAATTTTAAAAGAGATTTCTCTAGGGAAAAAAGTAGGGATTGTAGATTTAACTCGTGGTGAATTAGGAACACGTGGATCTGCTGAACTTAGAGATTTAGAAGCTGCAGCTGCAGCAAACATATTGGGCGTTTCTGTGCGAGAGAATTTAGCAATGCGTGATGGTTTTTTTGTTAATGACGAAAAGCATCAATTAGAAGTAATAAAAATGATCCGTAAGTATAAACCTGAGATTGTATTGTGTAATGCAATCGATGACCGTCATATTGATCATGGAAAAGGAAGTAAATTAGTTTCTGATGCTTGTTTCTTATCTGGTTTAATGAAAATAGGAACTACTCTTGATGGAGAGAAGCAAACAGCATGGCGTCCTAAAGTAGTTTATCATTATATCCAATGGAAAAATATAGAGCCAGACTTCGTTGTAGACATCACAGGATTCACTGAAAAGAAGATTGAATCTATTTTGGCGTATGGTTCGCAGTTTTATGATGCAAATTCTAAGGAGCCTGCTACTCCAATAACGAGTAAAAACTTCCTTGAAAGCCTAAATTATCGTGCACAAGATCTAGGTAGGTTAGTTGGGGTAGATTTTGCTGAAGGATTTACTGTTGAGAGGTGTTTGGCAGTCAATAGTTTAGAAAATTTATTGTAA
- the ypfJ gene encoding KPN_02809 family neutral zinc metallopeptidase, whose amino-acid sequence MKWQGRRQSDNVEDRRGMSSGGKTLVGGGIIGIIILLVNVFGGENAQFITPVLEQMQGSQPSQTEAAAPLSKEDEEMGNFVRVNLADNEDIWGKIFAENGMTYKNPKLVLFRGSVETACGGATAASGPFYCPGDQKVYMDLAFFEELKSRFGAEGGDFAISYVIAHEIGHHIQTLLGTSAKMRKAQEGKSEAQANKLSVALELQADFYAGVWAHYNEKNLDSGDIEEALSAANAVGDDAIQSKMQGRVVPDSFTHGTSEQRIYWFKKGFSTGDIKQGDTFAEIR is encoded by the coding sequence ATGAAATGGCAAGGCAGAAGACAAAGTGATAATGTTGAAGACAGAAGAGGAATGTCATCAGGTGGAAAAACTCTTGTAGGAGGTGGAATCATTGGTATTATAATTTTACTAGTGAATGTTTTTGGTGGTGAAAATGCGCAATTTATAACTCCCGTCTTAGAACAAATGCAAGGCTCTCAGCCGAGCCAAACCGAAGCTGCAGCACCATTAAGCAAAGAAGATGAAGAAATGGGCAACTTTGTTAGAGTGAATTTGGCCGACAATGAAGACATATGGGGTAAAATATTTGCCGAAAACGGAATGACCTATAAAAACCCAAAACTAGTACTTTTTAGAGGTTCTGTAGAAACTGCTTGTGGAGGTGCTACAGCAGCATCAGGTCCTTTTTATTGTCCGGGAGACCAAAAAGTATATATGGATTTAGCCTTCTTTGAGGAACTAAAATCTAGATTCGGTGCCGAGGGTGGGGATTTTGCAATTTCGTACGTTATAGCGCATGAAATTGGCCACCACATACAAACATTATTAGGAACATCGGCTAAAATGCGCAAAGCACAAGAAGGAAAAAGCGAAGCTCAAGCCAATAAACTATCTGTTGCATTAGAACTTCAAGCCGACTTTTACGCAGGAGTTTGGGCACATTACAATGAGAAAAACTTAGATTCAGGTGATATTGAAGAAGCATTGAGTGCTGCAAATGCTGTTGGTGATGACGCAATACAAAGCAAGATGCAAGGACGAGTAGTTCCAGACTCATTTACACATGGTACTTCAGAACAACGAATATATTGGTTCAAAAAAGGATTTAGTACAGGAGATATCAAACAAGGAGATACTTTTGCAGAGATTAGATAA